From a region of the Corallococcus coralloides DSM 2259 genome:
- the ogt gene encoding methylated-DNA--[protein]-cysteine S-methyltransferase has translation MPDRLRFFIDSTPTPAGVALLVCDEEGRLRALDWEGYEARMHRLLRLHYGENGCVLEPARDPAGRTSALQAYLRGDLGAIASLPVETGGTPFQREVWRALREIPVGTTTTYSRLAERIGRPKAIRAVGLANGANPISIVVPCHRVVGANASLTGYAGGLERKRWLLDHEQTHA, from the coding sequence ATGCCTGACCGTCTGCGCTTCTTCATCGATTCCACGCCCACCCCCGCCGGCGTGGCGCTCCTCGTCTGCGATGAGGAAGGCCGCCTGCGCGCGCTGGACTGGGAGGGCTACGAGGCCCGCATGCACCGGCTCCTGCGCCTGCACTACGGCGAGAACGGCTGCGTCCTCGAACCCGCGCGCGACCCCGCCGGCCGCACCTCCGCGCTCCAGGCCTATCTGCGCGGAGACCTGGGCGCCATCGCCTCCCTTCCCGTGGAGACCGGCGGCACACCCTTCCAGCGCGAGGTCTGGCGCGCCCTCCGCGAGATTCCCGTGGGAACGACGACCACCTACAGCCGGCTCGCTGAACGCATCGGGCGCCCCAAGGCCATCCGCGCCGTGGGCCTGGCCAATGGCGCCAATCCCATCAGCATCGTCGTCCCGTGCCACCGCGTTGTCGGTGCCAATGCCTCGCTCACTGGTTATGCAGGAGGCCTGGAACGCAAACGCTGGCTGCTCGACCATGAGCAGACCCACGCCTGA
- a CDS encoding serine/threonine-protein kinase, whose amino-acid sequence MNEPTAVSDPRIGSVLQERYRIIERLAAGGMGMVYRGERLEVGKPVAIKFLHAWAARDEDFRKRFQVEARAMSRLTHPCCVSVIDFGMDQESPYMVMDFVTGDTLRGLLGDGALPPPRALGAVRQVLAGLAHAHAQGIIHRDIKPENIIVTHAVGLGEQVRILDFGLAKLRDEVTGLTSGMMLGTPSYMAPEQIHGEPVGPPTDLYATGVLLYELLTGKKPFNASSNAELLRMQREVPPPRLRDAAPDAGFSAELEATLAKAMEKAPGDRFQSATEFLAALEGAWSGPAASPMAPVAGDALGGPRATSPTPSRPREEVLATRNVRAPPGALPTESVARKEESEATIPSRPITPPPGGSRSRRVVGGAAVLSLAVAGLGWWALASRSADPAPVASEPPAPRAPAAEEARAEASTGATAWEPIVEQLPGIDEAHRLIKAQRRDAALAALKTLAAKHPTSAYVRYLEGNVNFDNLRWVDGVTAYRAALRNDAAYRDAPVVIQNAIRCLVSDRFHGTCEDFLRKDLGEAAVPSLEDAAREHPMASVRTRAAALLRQRERRITEGSR is encoded by the coding sequence ATGAATGAGCCCACGGCCGTTTCGGATCCACGCATCGGCTCGGTGTTGCAGGAGCGCTACCGCATCATCGAGCGACTCGCCGCCGGGGGCATGGGCATGGTGTACCGGGGCGAGCGGCTGGAGGTGGGCAAGCCCGTCGCCATCAAGTTCCTCCACGCCTGGGCCGCCCGGGACGAGGACTTCCGCAAGCGCTTCCAGGTGGAGGCGCGCGCGATGAGCCGCCTCACCCATCCGTGCTGCGTGTCGGTCATCGACTTCGGCATGGATCAGGAATCGCCGTACATGGTGATGGACTTCGTCACGGGGGACACGCTGCGAGGGCTGCTGGGCGATGGGGCCCTGCCTCCGCCCCGAGCCCTGGGCGCCGTGCGGCAGGTGCTCGCGGGCCTGGCCCACGCGCATGCACAGGGCATCATCCACCGGGACATCAAGCCGGAGAACATCATCGTCACCCACGCCGTAGGGCTCGGGGAGCAGGTGCGCATCCTCGACTTCGGGCTGGCCAAGCTCCGCGACGAGGTGACGGGCCTCACCTCGGGGATGATGCTCGGGACCCCGTCCTACATGGCCCCGGAGCAGATCCATGGCGAGCCGGTGGGCCCGCCCACGGATCTGTACGCCACCGGCGTGCTGCTCTACGAACTGCTCACCGGGAAGAAGCCCTTCAACGCCTCCAGCAACGCGGAGCTGCTGCGCATGCAGCGCGAGGTGCCACCGCCCCGGTTGCGCGACGCCGCCCCTGACGCTGGCTTCTCCGCGGAGCTCGAAGCGACGCTGGCGAAGGCGATGGAGAAGGCACCGGGGGACCGCTTCCAGTCCGCCACGGAGTTCCTGGCCGCGCTCGAAGGGGCCTGGTCGGGACCGGCGGCGTCCCCCATGGCGCCCGTGGCTGGCGATGCACTGGGAGGGCCGCGCGCCACCTCGCCCACGCCGTCGCGGCCCAGGGAGGAAGTGCTCGCGACCCGGAACGTCCGGGCACCGCCCGGCGCGCTCCCGACGGAGTCCGTGGCCAGGAAGGAGGAGTCCGAGGCCACGATCCCGTCTCGCCCCATCACGCCCCCGCCCGGCGGGAGCCGCTCGCGACGGGTGGTGGGGGGCGCGGCGGTGCTCTCCCTGGCCGTGGCGGGCCTTGGCTGGTGGGCATTGGCGTCAAGGTCCGCGGACCCGGCGCCCGTGGCCTCGGAGCCGCCGGCGCCCAGGGCCCCGGCGGCGGAGGAAGCACGGGCGGAGGCTTCCACGGGCGCCACGGCCTGGGAGCCCATCGTGGAGCAGCTCCCGGGCATCGACGAGGCCCATCGGTTGATCAAGGCGCAGCGGCGGGACGCGGCCCTGGCGGCGTTGAAGACGCTGGCGGCGAAGCACCCGACGAGCGCCTACGTCCGCTACCTGGAGGGGAACGTCAACTTCGACAACCTCCGCTGGGTGGATGGCGTGACGGCCTATCGGGCGGCGCTGCGCAATGACGCCGCGTACCGCGACGCACCGGTCGTCATCCAGAACGCCATCCGCTGCCTCGTGAGTGATCGGTTCCACGGCACCTGCGAGGACTTCCTGCGCAAGGACCTGGGCGAGGCCGCGGTGCCCTCTCTGGAAGATGCAGCCCGCGAGCACCCCATGGCCAGCGTCCGGACCCGGGCCGCGGCGCTGCTCCGCCAGCGTGAACGCCGAATCACGGAGGGCTCACGCTGA
- a CDS encoding AlkA N-terminal domain-containing protein — protein MDGLDPTACYRALTTRDSRFDGRFFTAVKTTRIYCRPICPARAPRFENCTFYPTAAAAQEAGFRPCLRCRPETSPTLAPWRGTSVTVSRALALIADGLLDADEASVEVLADRLGVGDRQLRRLFHQHLGASPVAVAQTRRVLFARQLIHETSLPMAEVALAAGFGSVRRFNAVFQSLYGRPPGALRRSQTAPVTSAGPEVTLLIPYRPPYDWEALVAWLTARALTGMEHVEPGRYLRTFTNAWGRGAVEVSPAPGLDALRATLRVSDVRMLPSVVAQVRRVFDVGADVETIRAHLSTDALLAPLLAARPGLRAPGGWDGFELAVRAILGQQVTTTAARQLGQRLLDAKGESLDPALTGDARLQRAFPRPEVLASADLTGMGMPAARARALSQLAAAAVADPTLFQPGPSLADTVARFTRLPGIGEWTAQYIALRAVREPDAFPASDVALLRAATEAGGPRPTPEALLRRAEAWSPWRAYAAQHLWTSVALQAREPKPDSRTNTRARRPPTTPSRRKAHA, from the coding sequence ATGGACGGCCTGGACCCCACCGCCTGCTACCGCGCGCTGACGACGCGGGACTCCCGCTTCGACGGGCGGTTCTTCACCGCCGTGAAGACGACGCGCATCTACTGCCGTCCCATCTGCCCGGCCCGCGCGCCCCGCTTCGAGAACTGCACGTTCTACCCCACCGCCGCGGCAGCCCAGGAGGCCGGCTTCCGGCCGTGCCTCCGCTGCCGGCCGGAGACGTCCCCTACCCTGGCGCCCTGGCGCGGCACCTCCGTCACCGTCTCGCGCGCACTGGCGCTCATCGCGGACGGCCTGCTGGATGCCGACGAGGCCAGCGTCGAGGTGCTGGCGGATCGGCTTGGCGTCGGGGACCGGCAGCTGCGCCGGCTGTTCCACCAACACCTGGGCGCCTCACCGGTTGCCGTGGCGCAGACGCGCCGAGTGCTCTTCGCCCGTCAGCTCATCCACGAGACCTCCCTGCCCATGGCCGAGGTCGCCCTCGCGGCCGGCTTCGGCAGCGTGCGGCGCTTCAACGCCGTCTTCCAGTCGCTCTACGGCCGACCTCCGGGGGCCCTCCGCCGTTCCCAGACGGCGCCCGTGACGTCCGCGGGCCCCGAGGTGACGCTCCTCATCCCCTACCGGCCGCCCTATGACTGGGAGGCGCTGGTGGCCTGGCTGACGGCCCGCGCCCTCACCGGCATGGAGCACGTCGAGCCCGGCCGCTATCTACGGACGTTCACGAATGCCTGGGGCCGGGGCGCCGTGGAGGTGTCCCCCGCACCGGGGCTCGACGCCCTGCGCGCCACCCTGCGTGTCAGCGATGTGCGGATGCTGCCCTCCGTCGTCGCCCAGGTCCGGCGCGTCTTCGACGTGGGCGCGGATGTGGAGACCATCCGTGCCCACCTGTCGACGGATGCCCTGCTCGCGCCCCTCCTCGCCGCTCGGCCCGGCCTTCGCGCCCCGGGCGGCTGGGATGGCTTCGAGCTGGCGGTCCGCGCCATCCTGGGCCAGCAGGTGACGACCACCGCCGCTCGGCAGCTGGGACAGCGGCTCCTGGACGCGAAGGGCGAAAGCCTGGATCCGGCGCTCACCGGCGATGCCCGGCTCCAGCGCGCCTTCCCTCGCCCCGAAGTCCTCGCCTCGGCGGATCTCACCGGCATGGGCATGCCGGCCGCTCGGGCCCGGGCGCTCTCCCAGCTCGCTGCGGCGGCCGTGGCGGATCCCACGCTGTTCCAGCCCGGCCCGTCGCTCGCGGACACCGTGGCCCGCTTCACGCGCCTGCCCGGCATCGGCGAGTGGACCGCCCAATACATCGCCCTCCGTGCCGTCCGGGAGCCGGATGCCTTCCCTGCCTCCGACGTCGCCCTGCTTCGCGCCGCGACGGAAGCCGGAGGCCCGCGGCCCACGCCTGAAGCGCTGCTGCGACGCGCCGAAGCCTGGAGCCCGTGGCGCGCGTACGCCGCTCAGCACCTCTGGACCTCGGTGGCCCTTCAGGCCCGTGAGCCCAAGCCGGATTCCCGAACCAACACCCGAGCACGGCGCCCTCCCACCACCCCGTCCCGCCGGAAAGCCCATGCCTGA
- a CDS encoding HlyD family secretion protein, with translation MAYPFERTLRSLNYESDTRLVFVALMVLCAGGLIAWSLFAKVPLVKASSQARIEPHNAVHRIEPPSAGRVVLSRLKLDQEVKEGDLLIEFDARAERLELERSKATLAATEKELAIIRQQITNKREEAALTARVDEVAVKEALEREQELAPRHRLAVERQQLALKSPTGAVSEMEKLERTTDVDALRFAQTAQGLALTRLRREQDVRRQALAAQLLGLEREALGAEGRIRELQGTIDRLEYQIERKLYRAPATGHLVDVAELGAGAFIADGQRVGTIVASDAEVRVRARFPKEVVGLIQPGQTARLKLDGYPMTIYGTVPARVTAVGTEPGQTATPEAIPGTVRVELKFAPPDDPRIQLRHGMTLVVEVEVARASPVALLMRAVGEWNPQPEEQPTTVFRPEAEAR, from the coding sequence ATGGCATATCCCTTCGAGCGGACCCTTCGTTCCCTGAACTACGAGTCGGACACGCGCCTCGTGTTCGTCGCTCTGATGGTGTTGTGCGCCGGCGGGCTCATCGCCTGGTCGCTGTTCGCCAAGGTCCCGCTCGTCAAGGCCAGCTCACAGGCCCGGATCGAGCCACACAACGCCGTCCATCGCATCGAGCCGCCCAGCGCGGGCAGGGTCGTGCTCTCGCGGCTCAAACTCGATCAGGAGGTCAAGGAAGGCGACCTACTCATTGAGTTCGACGCACGGGCCGAGCGCCTCGAGCTCGAGCGGAGCAAGGCGACGCTCGCCGCGACCGAGAAGGAGCTCGCCATCATCCGCCAGCAGATCACCAACAAGCGCGAAGAGGCGGCTTTGACGGCACGGGTGGACGAGGTCGCAGTCAAGGAGGCGCTGGAGAGGGAGCAGGAGCTCGCGCCCAGGCACCGGCTCGCGGTGGAACGCCAGCAGCTGGCCCTCAAGAGCCCGACGGGCGCGGTCTCGGAGATGGAGAAGCTCGAGCGCACGACCGATGTCGACGCGCTCCGCTTCGCGCAGACGGCGCAGGGCCTGGCGCTCACCCGACTGCGGCGCGAGCAGGACGTGCGCCGTCAAGCCCTCGCCGCGCAGCTGCTGGGACTCGAGCGCGAGGCGCTGGGCGCCGAGGGGCGGATCCGGGAGCTCCAGGGCACCATCGACCGCCTCGAGTACCAGATCGAGCGGAAGCTGTATCGGGCGCCGGCCACGGGCCACCTGGTCGACGTGGCGGAGCTCGGCGCGGGAGCGTTCATCGCCGACGGACAGCGGGTCGGCACCATCGTCGCGAGCGATGCGGAGGTGCGGGTGCGCGCCCGTTTCCCGAAGGAGGTCGTCGGATTGATCCAGCCCGGTCAAACGGCGCGCCTCAAGCTCGACGGCTACCCGATGACCATCTACGGGACGGTCCCCGCCAGGGTGACGGCCGTCGGGACCGAGCCCGGCCAGACCGCCACGCCCGAGGCCATCCCCGGTACGGTGCGCGTCGAGCTCAAGTTCGCACCGCCGGACGATCCGCGCATCCAGCTGCGCCACGGCATGACCCTGGTGGTGGAGGTCGAGGTCGCGCGGGCGTCGCCTGTCGCGCTGCTGATGCGGGCGGTCGGCGAATGGAATCCGCAGCCTGAAGAACAGCCCACGACCGTGTTTCGGCCCGAAGCCGAGGCCCGCTGA
- a CDS encoding YHYH domain-containing protein, giving the protein MRRGSKVVLGLGAIAALVCSHLAWAHPGRTNSSGCHNERATGGYHCHGGGGGGGGRSRGWSAPPVASEPTRLQVIAIPRARVWINGAFVGMSPTPAVRVDGTKVEVRLEHAALGHHETTTTVEHGRTTALTVRW; this is encoded by the coding sequence ATGAGGCGCGGCAGCAAGGTGGTGCTGGGATTGGGGGCCATCGCGGCGCTGGTGTGTTCACACCTCGCGTGGGCACATCCGGGACGGACCAACAGCTCTGGCTGTCACAACGAACGGGCCACGGGGGGCTATCACTGTCACGGTGGTGGCGGCGGTGGCGGTGGTCGTTCGAGGGGATGGAGCGCACCTCCCGTGGCGTCGGAGCCCACGCGGCTCCAGGTCATCGCCATCCCGCGCGCCCGCGTGTGGATCAACGGCGCCTTCGTGGGCATGTCTCCGACGCCCGCCGTCCGGGTCGATGGAACGAAGGTCGAGGTGCGGCTGGAGCACGCCGCGTTGGGCCATCACGAAACGACCACGACGGTCGAGCACGGGAGGACGACCGCCCTGACGGTGCGGTGGTAG
- a CDS encoding YkvA family protein, whose translation MERWRQQVRQLKTEVAALFIAARHPGVPWYAKLLAVVVVAYALSPVDLIPDFIPVLGLLDDLVLVPLGILLVRRLIPPAVLDECRERARQEAHLRKKNWVAGAVIITLWALLALLLVRWLRLQAG comes from the coding sequence ATGGAGCGGTGGAGACAGCAGGTCCGGCAGCTCAAGACAGAGGTGGCGGCGCTCTTCATCGCGGCCCGGCACCCTGGCGTTCCCTGGTACGCGAAGCTCCTCGCGGTCGTGGTGGTCGCCTACGCGCTGAGCCCCGTGGACCTCATTCCAGACTTCATCCCGGTCCTCGGCCTGCTCGATGACCTGGTCCTCGTCCCACTCGGGATTCTTCTCGTCCGCCGTCTCATTCCTCCCGCCGTGCTCGACGAATGCCGGGAGAGGGCCCGCCAGGAGGCGCACCTGCGCAAGAAGAACTGGGTCGCGGGGGCGGTCATCATCACACTCTGGGCGCTGCTCGCGCTGCTGCTCGTGCGGTGGCTCAGACTCCAGGCGGGGTAG
- a CDS encoding isocitrate lyase/PEP mutase family protein, which yields MTARPDTAPTFRALHQGPDLLVLPNVWDAGSARLFESLGAKAIATTSAGMAWALGFPDGNALPVDALVHTVRTIARAIRVPLTVDAEAGYSDDPATAAENVARLLSEGAVGCNLEDGSGPPELLAAKIERVKQAGARLGVDVFVNARTDVYLRKLVPPERRVEETLARAARYQQAGADGLFAAGVTDAAEIQAITRGTSLPVNVLARQDLPAPAELQRLGVRRLSAGSAIPEAIWGRAGALASAFLREGHSASLFEAAASYPSLNALMNPK from the coding sequence ATGACCGCCCGTCCCGACACCGCCCCCACCTTTCGCGCGCTGCACCAGGGCCCTGACCTGCTCGTGCTTCCGAATGTCTGGGACGCCGGCAGCGCCCGCCTCTTCGAGAGCCTTGGCGCGAAGGCCATCGCCACCACCAGCGCTGGCATGGCCTGGGCTCTGGGCTTCCCGGACGGCAATGCGCTGCCCGTGGACGCGCTCGTCCACACGGTGCGCACCATCGCCCGCGCCATCCGCGTCCCCCTCACCGTGGACGCCGAAGCGGGCTACTCCGACGACCCGGCCACCGCCGCGGAGAACGTGGCCCGCCTCCTGTCCGAGGGCGCCGTGGGCTGCAACCTGGAGGACGGCAGCGGTCCTCCGGAGCTGCTCGCCGCGAAGATTGAACGCGTGAAGCAGGCCGGCGCGCGCCTGGGCGTGGACGTCTTCGTCAACGCACGCACGGACGTCTACCTGCGCAAGCTCGTGCCGCCCGAGCGCCGCGTGGAGGAGACCCTGGCCCGTGCCGCCCGCTATCAGCAGGCCGGCGCGGATGGCCTCTTCGCCGCGGGCGTCACGGATGCGGCCGAGATCCAGGCCATCACCCGGGGCACCTCGCTGCCCGTGAACGTGCTCGCGCGCCAGGACCTCCCCGCCCCGGCGGAGCTGCAGCGGCTGGGCGTGCGGCGGCTCAGCGCCGGCTCCGCCATCCCGGAGGCCATCTGGGGCCGGGCCGGGGCGCTCGCCTCCGCCTTCCTCCGCGAGGGACACTCCGCGAGCCTGTTCGAAGCCGCCGCCAGCTACCCGTCCCTCAACGCACTGATGAACCCGAAGTAG